The Pseudopipra pipra isolate bDixPip1 chromosome 8, bDixPip1.hap1, whole genome shotgun sequence sequence ATCCAGTAAAACTAGAAAACTTGAGACAATACTACCTTGAAGAGAAAGCAGTGGAAGACTAATAATAAATGTCATTGCAGAACAGTAATAACGTAGATAATAAAGGAAAGCACTTGTAAAtgcaaaaattatatatttgttATTCATAAACAGCTCTGAATGGCCACTGGGTCCTTCATTGATTCACACATACCTGTCCCAGCCTTGATCACACCCTGGGGATCTGTTCTGCACAGACTGCCCTGCAAAGTCACTGCATCTAGAATTGTGTACCTACTGAAGGCATCTGTTTTAAGTATTAGTTTAAACAATCAGCAGTATTTAATGACATGAAGCATCTTGGATTACAAAGctcctgcagggatgggaaaaGTATAAACAGAGTTCCTGAGACTCCGGAGGAAACGCTTCAGCACATGGTTGGTATTACACTTGGGAAGTAATCTTCTGAAATAACAGATCATGGAAGACACCAGTTGTGTCTGTAGTCTTTGCTGGGCTGAGGCCTTGGTCACTAATCATGGTTCAAAATTAAAGGTGTTTCACTTCAGTGTAAAATGAGTTTTACAAGGAACATGTTTGCACGCAGTACAGACCTTCAATACACAATTTGAAAGTAATTTAGCATGAGGAAGAGTCCCTGTTTAATTTGATAATAGTATAATGCCTTTGGATAGTTTTAATTGTCAGATACATGACTGATACACAGGAGCTATTTGGTTTTGAGGAGTGGTGTGTATGTACCCGAGGAAGCCTTGGAGAGTTGATTGCCCCATTTTTGTTGAGGTGACTGACAGCCTTTGGCAAGGTCAGTACCCTGTAACCATTGTTTTGGATGTATTCCTTACTCTTTTCTATAATTACCCATTTAATCCCCTTGTCAAAAACTGTGGCAAAAGTTGCAATTAAAAATCGAGCAGCAGATGTATTTGAGTAGGCTCAGGGGCAGGGAAGCCTTTAAGCCTGTGCACGGTTTGCAGTTGTCACACAGGTACTGGCGTGAGCGGAATCTCGGCCAGGATTCGGTCAGTGCCCAGAACTCTGGGCTGGGCGGGATCCTCAGTTTAGCGTTGAAGTGACTCTGGCAACTACAAATCCCAGGGAGcattgctgggagcagggttGTGCAGGAGGGTTGGCATCCTGCAGGCACCAATGGCAGCCGAGAACTCCTGTGATCCCTGCGTGTCAGCTGCCAGCGCTCCAAAGCACCGGAGAGAGCTGGAGAGCGGCGTGGGAGCTGCCTGTTGCCCTGGGCTGATTTAAAGTCCTGTGTGAGCTCTGAATTGATATTGTGTTCTACAACCTCTGTGCCGGCTGGAAAAAGCCCGTGGGAGTAGTGCCGATGGATGCGATTCTGAACTGCAGCGCGGAGGATTTGGAGGATTACTACAACTTGCTAGGATGCGACGAGCTGTCGACGGTAAGAACCTTCCctcgcgcccccccccccccctccccccggtTAATCACAGTTTGGATGTGCTCGGCTGTCCGCGGGGGATTTGCGGGCAGGACTGTCTGAAATGCCTGGTGAACCTTCTTTCTTGCCACTTGTAGCATCTCCCTTGGAAAGCTCGGTTTTCTGATGTGTGCACCGACGTGAAGAGCCCAGAATGAGGTTAAAAGTACCCTGTAGAACAGGAATGTGCTACGGATACAGCCGAAATAATGGTTTATTTATTAGTGTAGATCAACGAGTGGTATGGTTAGGAATCACAAGCCAACTGCATACATGTGACAGCATCCAAATAATATTTTGGAATATGTTACCggttttgaaaaatgaaaagaagctATTTATATGCTGCTAATACGATGAATGTTTATATAGCTATAGGGCACTGATAACGCTGCTGAGTTTCGCAGGCCCTGTACATATTTCACGTTTTTTTAAACCGTATTCATTGgttcagaggaaaaacaaaaacagtatCTCTTTTTTGTTCATCATATTACTGGTTTTAAGTGCTATTTTTAATGACATTAAAATACCAGCTTTCCTAATTTGTTTCGGTAGCAGATGTGTTCTTTATAATGAGACATCTAGCTAAGCAATTGTTGAGTGATTTGTAGCTAAAACAAGTGTGCTTCATTCTAAAGGTGTCCGTATAACATTTTTTTGAAAGTCTGgtatgctaattttttttttttttttaaatttaactgTTATATTAACTGGAATTGTCTATCTGTTTTGGAAAAGGAGCTTTGATTACTCTGCTGTAATGAGAGATGTATTCAGTGGGGGTAAAAGCTGTATTTTGCCCACTAAATTTAATCTCTCGCCTGTCCTAGTGGTCAAGTGTAAAGGTCAAGAGGAGACATCTTCGTTGTGTCTCAGAAGGAAATGTAAAGCTTTTCCTGAGGAAACTCCCAGAAGGGATCCCAGCAGAGGGCAGTGCTCAGGTCTCCGTGCAGGCTTGTTTCGCAGATGCTGTTTCTCATTTTCTACCTCACACCAGTTCCTTAAGATCTTAGCAATTAACGAGCAGTTCGAGTACATCTGATAACGATTTTTCAAgttgcttaaaatgaaattaaaaagctgGAATAAATGCTAGTGGGCCCTGAAGAACAAGCTGTCAAGTACTGTTTGttgagagaagcagcagatgttGCTGCCTTGTTTTTACCATAGTGAGGTCACAGGCTGACTGAGCCCTGGGATCAGCTCCCTTCAGGATGCTGCACAGCACTGCTAAAGTCTAACAGAAATTTGGAGCATTACAAGTGTTTTGCAGCCTCCTTTGTACATGCAGTCAAGTATTTGTAGCAGCACAGACTTCCTCTGCTACTGTACAGATTTTAACTGCGAAGTTCCCCTTTAAGTAACTTTTGAGATGGTAGCTGGCTATACAGTAACCAGCTTCATCAAGTTCTCTGTAGCATATATGTGTTCTTAAGTGTTGTACTGACTGGAAATACACCACATTACATCTGTTCCTCCAGAAGAAGCCActgagaagagggaaaatgtaGAATTCTTAAGATACCACCATAGACCACATTTTTTCCCAGCATATGCCAACAAAATTTGGCCAGCTACTTGAGCGAACTGTGATTTTAttctaaaggaaaaatgttatgagccttaattttgaaataagtaATTTAAATTGTATGTAGCTTTCATGGTTTGAAGGATGAGGAATTTATATAAACAGCCTTTCTTGTATGGGAAAGAATAGTAACTAATTGATACCTCAGGGTGAATTGTTGTGAAAGCTTAAGCTGTGCTGGAAGGATATAAAGAAGTTTTGGCTTCTAAATTACAATAAGCAGAAAGATACTTGGAAAAGCACTAAACATTTGAAAATCTAAGCTGATGTCCACTCCAGTGGTTTCCTGTATTTTGTTAACTGTTGTTAtgtctttgtttttccagtgGTTGTGATACTTTACGGTACTACAAACTGTGTGGGAACTTGTAATTCACTAATAAATGTGCTAATATTGATTATAAATCTATTCCAAGCCAACctttttgcacagaaaattaactTGACAGAAAGAATCTGAACTGCTAGCAACTAGCTAGAACTGCTAGATGGAAAAGCCACGTGGTGCTGGCTGAATTTCCTATGAAGAGGATGTGGAGAAAGCCACCTAATCCCACAATTTGATCTTCAGAAGTAAAGAAGGAGTTAGAGTTGATTAAACAAAGTAAAGAGCAGCTGAAGTGAGGCATTTTGCCTGGGTGGTCAAATGCCTTTACACATTTTTCTTAGAGCCAACTTGCCATATTGGATGACTGAGCTTCATAAAAAGAAGACTGAGTGcatggaaaatgaaattaagtaAACAGTGTCACTGGCAGATGGTTGTTGTTACCTACTTTGCTTGTACTAAAGGTTGTAAAAATGAATAGGACAAAATCTTTCAGCATTCTTAGTTAATTTTCCCAGCCCCTTTCAAAAATCAAATTTGAAAACCTTTTCTGTGTCTACCTATTTAACTACTTTAAATCTCAATATTCTCTTTAGGTTGAACAAATTCTTGCAGAATATAAGATTAAAGCCCTTGAATGTCATCCTGACAAGCATCCTGGAAACCCCAAAGCAGGTATGTATTATATcctgtttaaaaacaattaacatGTCCAAGATACTAAATTCAGCCGTAAAACTTTGTTAAATGTTCCTTCCCCTCCATTATATTTTAATCATCATGTGTACTGAGCATATTCTACTTAAATAGTAagcttttaatattcttttctaAGACTTGCACACATCTAGGTGATAGTGCAGGAAGACACatgttgaatttttttggtttttaggattttttttttccccgtcgCTTGTTTTTCCCCCAAGAGCAGGGACCTGAGCTGTGAGGACTAAGCAGCACCTGAGTTATTTGGATCCAGTCTTACCTATTCATAACCACAGACAGGTCTGGTCAGTACTCACCCACGTCTGAGGAGTTTATATTCTTATGTTCTGATCATGATTTTAATCCCCCACCAAAATTTGGTTGTTGAATAATTTAATATGCTTCTCATTTTAAATAACACACGAAACTTCTTCTTTGGATTCTTCCTATTAGTTTAACTATAAACTATAAAGCAGGGCTTTCCTTTCCTCGGTGAGTtcacaggagaggagggggctgtgggtgtTTAAAAAGTAAAGTAGGTGGCATTTTTGACTTTGAGACCCCCTGAGATTTGCTGTTTGACAGACAATCTACCACCTATGAACAGTAACCTGATCACTAATATTTATTCAAAAATGGTAGCACAAGTACCAATGAAATCAACTTTGCCTGCAGAAAATTCTGGCTACTGCAGCAGGGAAATGAGATTATTCCAGTGTCCAGTTCTATCTGTGTACCCCTGGTCTGTGTCATATCTCTCCCTCCTAATCAATTGAAACTAAGTAGCTCAAAAAAGAGAGGCCAAATGCCAAGTATCAAACCAGCTTTGTTTGTCAAGAAGAAGTGTTTTATGCTCTATTTAACTGAATATGCTGTATTTACTTTAAATACCTTTTTATGCTACTGGtaaaagtttatattttttatttcattggcTTAAAGCTCAATAAAGAGTAATTAAAGTAGACCTTTTCTTTGTTGAAAACTAGTAACACTATAAGGAAACCTAATAGAACTGGCCCCTCAACCTGTTGTCTCTTGTTTGATTTGTAGTTACCAATTTTGATTAGTGTTTGGGCATAGtgtatttcaaaagaaatctcTCTAATTTGTAGACTGGAATAAATGAATAATAGATCACTGTAAATAGGTGAGTCATAGATAAGGTCTA is a genomic window containing:
- the DNAJC12 gene encoding dnaJ homolog subfamily C member 12 isoform X2 translates to MDAILNCSAEDLEDYYNLLGCDELSTVEQILAEYKIKALECHPDKHPGNPKAVESFQKLQQAKEILTNEESRARYDYWRRSHITIPFQQWEALSSSVKTVGAV